From Shewanella acanthi:
ATCGCCATCACTCATCCTATCGCCATCAGTGTCACTTAAGAGAGGATCGGTGGCAGGTAGCACTAAACTTGAGTTGGAATATTCATCATCCCCCGCGAGAACAGAGTCGATGACACCATCATCACCGGGTAAGATCCCGACCAGTGAAAACATCAGTCCTTGGTTTAGCGGTGAAGTTGGCGCCACAAAAGCATAGACATCATCACCTGATGTTGTTGTGTCGAGTTTGCCATTCACCCCCACGATAATAGCGCTGGCCTGTGACTGCGCGACGACTTGTCCAGTACACAGCGCATCTGAGCGGGGATCGTTTGGTTGACAAAACGCCCTTAAGTCCTGCTCTTGAATATCCCACAGTCCATCATTATCTGAATCGGGGGTTGCAGGGCTAGAATAAACCCGTTTTAACTCACCATTGCGGCTAATTAACCAACCGACTTTGGCCTCAACGTAATCGCTGATGCCATCCCGATCGGTATCCATCGAATCGGCAAAACCATCACCGTTAGCAAGGTATTTTAATTGCTCAGTGGTCTTTTTAAAGTACTGATTGTTGATGACGATTGGCGTAAATTCACTATTGTCATAATGATCCACAGCACTATCGACCGAGCCGAATAAATACTCTTCGTAGGCAAATAAGCCGTCTTTATCCAAATCCTGTTTAAAGCCGATATTAATCGATTGCCCTGCTTTTAAGGTAATTTGGTCAAAATCCACAGGCGATGCTAAATCACCTTCAAGGCGAACAAACCAGCTCGCCCCGTAATCACCGTTACGGAAGGTATTCACCCGGACTAACCCAGCAGGTCCTGTGCAACTACAGTCGGCAGTAGATACGCTACAGAATTGGCCAACTTGAGTATTGCCGTTGTCTGCAGGGGCTGTTACAGCGCAAGTCCGTTGTAATTCATAACCGGAGACAAATTCTTGCTCATCGCCATTGGCTTGAATGGAATCCAAAATACCGTTAGCACCTGGGTCAATAACTAGGGTTCTTGCCGCCACCCCCGTTGCACCGAAAGGCACTAACTGCACATCATCGCCCTGCGCCCGAGAGTCTACGCGTTTATTCACCCCAGCGATAATGCCTGTTTTCACATTATCATTGAGTAACAGATCGCCAAGTGCGACAGGAGTCGTTAATACGCCATCGGCTCCCGCGGTAATAATGTTGTTTACAGCATCGAGCTCATCATCACCCTCCGCCACTGAGCTCAGTACCGCATCGGGGCCTGCCGCGATGTAGTTTTGACTCACATCCTGCTTCGCGATGCCAAGCCCCTTCTCTAATAAGTAACCCAGCGGTAAGCCTTTTTGTTTACCTGTATCATCAAAGCCACCTAAATAACGGCCATTTTCGAGCACTCCATTGGTTGCAACCTGATGGTTTTCGCTGCCAAGCTCACCAAAATCGAAACTGATCCCTGCCGTTCGGTCATGGATGCTTTGACTACCGTAGGCAAAATTGCGCTCATACTCATCCTCAATATCATAGTTAACCACCTTAAAGATTAAGCTTTGAGGGTTTCGCATTAACGTTTCAATCACTTGTGGGTACACGTCCTTGTTGGTGAAGACAAAGGGCCCCTTACTGGTATCGAATGGCCCTACGTTAATGACCAAATCATTACCCGTGATCAGGGTCGATTCTGCAACTAGGGTCGCAATCGGAATGAGTTTTGATGTGTTTTGTGGGTCGATTTGTTGTACCGACACCTCTAAGTTTTTCACGGTAAAGGCAATATCACCTTGGTTTTTAACGTTTATATTGGCGCTGATGCTGGCTGCTACAAGCTCCCTTGTCACTTCCTGCTCCTTAGCCTGCTCATTAAATTTTACCATAGATTTTTCAAGGGCTTGTTGGGATTCTTTAACGCTCGCAGAATCCACTTGACTGCTATTGCCCCAATGATTTTCCCTTGTGCCACCAAGACCCACCTCTAAGAAAAATCGAGAAAGGAACGACCATCCAATGTTTGCGAATGTCTTAATGGAAGATCCATCGGCCTGCGCATCCCGAATACCAAAGCCCACATTCCAATTAAAAGAACTGGTGTCTTCATCAAAACTGGAATAGCTGTTCGCAAATGAAGTATTTTGGGATGTGCCTAAAGATGTACTGGTGCTGGACTCTTGGCTTACCGTTTCGCCTTCACTATTGACGTAGGTATAACGTTCATCAATTTGAAGATTAATACCGTCCACTTCTATCGCCAATTCAGGCATATCAGCCACTTTTGGATCGCGATTTAAATCAACCAGTTCATCGCTGTCGGAGAATTGATCGCCGTCGGTATCGGCAAGTAGCGGTGAGGTTAGGAAGAAATTATGCTCAGCACCGTCAGCAAGGTCATCATCGTCGGTATCTTGATCCATTGGGCCGCTATAAATCACATTCCATTCAAGATAATCCGACAAACCATCGTTATCTGTATCAGGTGATCGCGGATTCATGCCAAAAGCCCACTCCTCCAGATCGGTCATGCCATCCTGGTCGGTATCGGCGCGGGAGGGATCGCTAGTCACTTCACGGGTAACCGTTTGACCATTCGCAAGTTCAATCACCACCACAGTGCCCATCAGCTCAGTGTTATCACTTAAGCCATCGGCATCACTGTCAATTAACCCTGAAATAGTATCACCTGCATCGATGACCCCATTGTCGTTAGCGTCAGACCAATTATCAACAACCCCGTCTAAATCATAATCGACCAGCACAAACTGCTGACTATCAATAACGATGGCATCACCTGCACCAATCACATCATTGTCCCCAAGCTCAATCAGTTCAAAATTACCTTGGGTCAAGAGTAACTGCTGCGCAACGGCGGGCGAGCCCGCGAACACGGCAGTGCGAGGATCGTAATTAGGATTTAACGTCGACTCCTGGGTAGCCAGTGGATTACCCTGCTGATCTTTCACATTCACCACTATTACGCGATAGGTCACCTCATTTTGTGAGGTAGTGGTGACATAAACCGAAGTATGGGTCGCATCGGTCCATGCCACCGCCATACTGAAGACGGTGCCCACCTCACTGTTTACATTTTCTTGTACAAAGGAATAGTTGCTTGGATTAAGTGCCGATTCCCCCATGATCGAGCTAAAGCTCACGCTCACAGTGGTATTGCTAGTTGAAATTGCACCAATCACTTTAGGGGCTTTAGAAGGATCGGCAACGCTAGTCGCGCCTTCATAAAATTTATAAATACTGTTAGCGTCTGCGCGAATAATGTTGCCACTGGTGTCTGTTACCCCTTCTGTTATCAACACATAGTAAGTTGTATTGTCCGTAAAGGGTTCTGTGGTGAGTTTAACTTGAGTGTGACTCTCGTTTAATTCAGCCCCTAATACTTGAAGTGTATCCCCCGAGCAGGCGTTGTTTGCATCAAAGGCTTGAGTACAAATCCGATAAAACAGCGGATTTGCGGCTCCCGCATTAACCTCTTCATCAAAGGTTAAGGTAATGCTATTGGTACTGGTATAGGTAAAGGCGACAACACTTGGGGATTGTTTATCCGCCAGCAGCAAACCAAAACTCCCGGTTGATAAATTAGGGTCCATGCCATTGTGCGGAATGGGCATCGCCTGATCTGTTACCTGCTCGCTGACTTTAACTTGGTGGAGTACTCGTGGGGCAATGTTTTCAACGGTTAAAATCACCTGCGTATCCGATGCCGTCAGTTCTGCCGAAAGCACAGGTAGTTGGCTTAAGGTATTAGCACTGCAAGTTTGAAACTCAGGGCAGAAAGTAATTTGGTATAAATTGGGTGACTCGGCATTTTCAGCCATGGGTTCACTGAAATATAACCGAATTCTATTACTGGTTTCGGCAATGGAGGCAATTAAGGCCGGTTTATCGGTATCTTTACTGCTGTACCCGACAAACATTGACGACTCTGTGGGGCTTTTAATTAATAATCCTTCTGCACTATGCACATCACTGACTGTAAGATAATAATCAATCCGCTCCTGTGGTGTGGTCGTTAAAATAACATGCCATTTATCATCACCAAATACTGCATTGATGACATCCAATGCAGGGTTTTCAATTTTATATTTTGTAAAATCAATTGCATCATCACTCATTCGTTCAGAGAAAGTCACAAGCACATGGGTATTGTCTATGGCGATGCTGTTAGCAATAAAGGGATTATCTAAACCGCTTCCGATGAACTGTGCCACGGTATTCTCAGCAATCAGGTTTCCAGGAGCCGGCGTTGCGCGGTCAGTAATACCATTGACCAATAAATAGTAATTAATGCCACTCGCCTGAGGTTGAGTTACGAAGGAAATTTGGGTGTTTTTACCTGTTAGCTCCGTTGAAATAATGCCTAATTTCTGGTCAACAGGACAATTACCTTGAGCATCAAAAGCAATTGCACAGATGTCATAGTGTACAGGATCGCTTGCGGTATCCCATAAGGGTTCACTAAAGGTGGCCACCACTGAAGTATTAGAGGTTGATTGGGCATTTAACAGCAAGGGAG
This genomic window contains:
- a CDS encoding Ig-like domain-containing protein gives rise to the protein MNNVISKALILTLMSLLFSCGSDESKEVEPVVEPIAEESTNETTAKDNKITSISPLSQHFIEINFDNPVNDKSFSLDNISIISGAGQLLEPINLSFYQNGEGVIIETAPQDPVLYTLTISDNVTSPASKKSLVTSSLKAEFTDADNFMGSTGPEPFVLYVTALSNTTVLVTMDQDMDPDFANLISAYRITAPNNGTPNIEEGRIEVISAVVDMKDKRYITLTTTPMSNIEYVLEITNVVTNNGHHLIHPDRNGGAFFGIAAQDATAPLLLNAQSTSNTSVVATFSEPLWDTASDPVHYDICAIAFDAQGNCPVDQKLGIISTELTGKNTQISFVTQPQASGINYYLLVNGITDRATPAPGNLIAENTVAQFIGSGLDNPFIANSIAIDNTHVLVTFSERMSDDAIDFTKYKIENPALDVINAVFGDDKWHVILTTTPQERIDYYLTVSDVHSAEGLLIKSPTESSMFVGYSSKDTDKPALIASIAETSNRIRLYFSEPMAENAESPNLYQITFCPEFQTCSANTLSQLPVLSAELTASDTQVILTVENIAPRVLHQVKVSEQVTDQAMPIPHNGMDPNLSTGSFGLLLADKQSPSVVAFTYTSTNSITLTFDEEVNAGAANPLFYRICTQAFDANNACSGDTLQVLGAELNESHTQVKLTTEPFTDNTTYYVLITEGVTDTSGNIIRADANSIYKFYEGATSVADPSKAPKVIGAISTSNTTVSVSFSSIMGESALNPSNYSFVQENVNSEVGTVFSMAVAWTDATHTSVYVTTTSQNEVTYRVIVVNVKDQQGNPLATQESTLNPNYDPRTAVFAGSPAVAQQLLLTQGNFELIELGDNDVIGAGDAIVIDSQQFVLVDYDLDGVVDNWSDANDNGVIDAGDTISGLIDSDADGLSDNTELMGTVVVIELANGQTVTREVTSDPSRADTDQDGMTDLEEWAFGMNPRSPDTDNDGLSDYLEWNVIYSGPMDQDTDDDDLADGAEHNFFLTSPLLADTDGDQFSDSDELVDLNRDPKVADMPELAIEVDGINLQIDERYTYVNSEGETVSQESSTSTSLGTSQNTSFANSYSSFDEDTSSFNWNVGFGIRDAQADGSSIKTFANIGWSFLSRFFLEVGLGGTRENHWGNSSQVDSASVKESQQALEKSMVKFNEQAKEQEVTRELVAASISANINVKNQGDIAFTVKNLEVSVQQIDPQNTSKLIPIATLVAESTLITGNDLVINVGPFDTSKGPFVFTNKDVYPQVIETLMRNPQSLIFKVVNYDIEDEYERNFAYGSQSIHDRTAGISFDFGELGSENHQVATNGVLENGRYLGGFDDTGKQKGLPLGYLLEKGLGIAKQDVSQNYIAAGPDAVLSSVAEGDDELDAVNNIITAGADGVLTTPVALGDLLLNDNVKTGIIAGVNKRVDSRAQGDDVQLVPFGATGVAARTLVIDPGANGILDSIQANGDEQEFVSGYELQRTCAVTAPADNGNTQVGQFCSVSTADCSCTGPAGLVRVNTFRNGDYGASWFVRLEGDLASPVDFDQITLKAGQSINIGFKQDLDKDGLFAYEEYLFGSVDSAVDHYDNSEFTPIVINNQYFKKTTEQLKYLANGDGFADSMDTDRDGISDYVEAKVGWLISRNGELKRVYSSPATPDSDNDGLWDIQEQDLRAFCQPNDPRSDALCTGQVVAQSQASAIIVGVNGKLDTTTSGDDVYAFVAPTSPLNQGLMFSLVGILPGDDGVIDSVLAGDDEYSNSSLVLPATDPLLSDTDGDRMSDGDELFGYAAGMAIIEGAETECYDFTLTLGVKICNAGAKTWGIVDTTAQGDDIQVIYPGSRTQAGDIIITAGANGILDTQPQGNDKTVDKWFIAIGPDRELNTQAVSGDIAIDLNYTQISPYAPAIWNASGTLVGNYQSSIVEPWADVVSGKDIKVYGQVVTTDPLRRDTDNDAIPDGFEVAIGADPTVDDGDQFRDTDFDGLSDMLEARGWLVSVNNAAPILVKSSSVIADSDFDGLPDFVERDIGTNPNLSDTDNDGIDDYDEFRSLTRTALTGKQYQFSVFNYTKIANTFTGFSLTINPDAYNTDPAQSDSDFDGLSDYAELITGYRVTLTDELSPSELIFTDPNQADSDGDGLTDFQEATGKYGEDSHGYITNANEADTDGDGTSDLTEILNDLINPLQRDALVTVTYASLHLGSRDNCSSETGEADCPEKTNYLWWLYGNGNDGVNRGNRILSSSDEFAYTPDATVRPIGTALKRVVSESIVKDGTESYLPDSSTIEEGLKMEVSYCPGNPEFDYPDGKCPNFITLKQGDRGYNNIANVDWSNNGGVLAAEDQFVVKWSGEIYFPKGGKVVDTGDKLPNGDPEMAFRPAIYKIHINSDDGFKMKLGDGTELGLPGTGNEWSLNSNQQVEFTVQISEEGWVPIEIEYFENKGYAHLYLTWQKPDDVKFDPDDIKFTSSASVPVGNLRHNLGNGALSCIAVERDTAQSSFISLNRSVDIDNSIVPTTKYASGLSYYGSIIGSEMKIFKEIVKSAEEWGYSRYYLDLPPGEELYVYNIETKQMDKALTGKDLTSVAFDLAASRNIIDGLVEPITSNTTIINEAEMKKDEDGRHYFELSAQGKMLYQLLSQPDANFGQQQFVVKEGENINLSGVVMRIEDLDSLTSCPVGSAGVVSQFASGCLKRFSRALSYAEITSQSYMSLNLNDLQATTSSTDSNPASCDIDISLLISH